One genomic window of Leptospira johnsonii includes the following:
- a CDS encoding thioesterase family protein, which produces MARVQLDLPEKLAWATSLNIRIYDTNFAGHLAHDRVVSLLHESRARLFKEKGFSELDVNGHGIILTDLVVEYKAEAFFGDQIRVEIGAGDFSAKGCDLYYRMIHTDGPINGKIVCNAKTGLVFMDYSTRTVSNIPEVFKSWF; this is translated from the coding sequence ATGGCAAGAGTTCAATTAGATCTTCCCGAAAAATTAGCCTGGGCCACCAGCTTAAATATTAGGATTTATGATACAAATTTTGCGGGACATTTAGCTCATGATAGAGTGGTTTCTCTTTTGCATGAATCCAGAGCAAGATTATTCAAGGAAAAAGGATTTTCCGAATTAGACGTAAACGGACACGGAATCATTCTTACCGATCTGGTGGTAGAATACAAAGCTGAGGCGTTTTTCGGAGACCAGATCCGAGTAGAGATTGGAGCGGGAGATTTCAGCGCGAAAGGTTGTGATCTATATTATAGAATGATCCATACAGACGGACCTATTAACGGCAAAATCGTATGTAACGCAAAAACAGGACTCGTGTTCATGGATTATTCTACTCGAACAGTTAGTAATATTCCGGAAGTTTTTAAGTCCTGGTTCTAA
- a CDS encoding DUF1801 domain-containing protein translates to MAQKKNHFQKFTNEDVAETFSEYSPSLREKLFHLRELIFETAKEIQGVGKIEEVLKWGQPSYITPESKSGTTIRIDALKGEPKKYAIFFHCQTDLISRFRKLYPKIFRFEGNRSIIFSEDTKIPEKELKQCISSALTYHSDKKKKSN, encoded by the coding sequence ATGGCTCAGAAAAAGAATCATTTCCAAAAATTCACAAACGAGGATGTAGCCGAAACATTCTCAGAGTATTCTCCTTCTTTGCGGGAGAAATTATTCCATTTAAGAGAACTAATATTCGAAACTGCAAAAGAGATACAAGGAGTAGGCAAAATAGAAGAAGTGCTAAAATGGGGGCAACCCAGTTATATCACTCCTGAATCCAAAAGTGGGACTACGATCCGCATAGACGCATTAAAAGGGGAGCCGAAAAAATATGCGATCTTCTTTCATTGCCAAACGGATCTGATATCCAGATTTAGGAAATTATATCCTAAAATATTTCGTTTTGAAGGGAATAGAAGTATTATCTTTTCAGAAGATACCAAGATCCCGGAAAAAGAATTAAAACAATGTATCTCTTCCGCGCTGACGTATCACTCGGATAAAAAGAAAAAGTCAAATTAG
- a CDS encoding NAD(P)/FAD-dependent oxidoreductase gives MTQELELRLLPEIAEQSDRLTEYISKSKKISLPDITHIEILNHSIDARQKTVFVNLKVRVYINEEFIEQQIHLPDYPDVKNSKEVIVIGAGPAGLFSALELIGSGLKPIVLERGKDVKSRPKDLQNINAHHIVDEDSNYCFGEGGAGTYSDGKLYTRSKKRGNVRRILELLVGFGANPNILIEAHPHIGTNKLPSIVRKMRETIQERGGEVHFNQRVTDLILEGDSIKGVVTKNGDRFLSDKVILATGHSARDIFELLHHKGIEIHLKPLAIGVRVEHKQSLIDSIQYSCEDRGPFLPPSPYSIVKQIQGRGVYSFCMCPGGVIAACATKPGEIVTNGWSSSRRARPTANSGIVVELRQEDFLTFQKYGPLAAMEFQKEIEQKAWIAGGKTQTAPATRLADFVEGKISADLPKTSYPPGITSADLSSVLPKFVMKALQNGFKEFNKSMRGYLTNEAVVHAPETRTSSPVSIPRDPETLEHIRVKGLYPCGEGAGYAGGIVSAAMDGIRCAQACAVSI, from the coding sequence ATGACCCAAGAATTAGAACTTAGGCTTTTGCCTGAGATCGCCGAACAATCGGATCGGCTTACAGAATATATTTCCAAATCCAAAAAGATCTCTTTGCCGGATATAACACATATTGAGATCTTAAATCATTCTATTGATGCTAGACAAAAAACGGTCTTTGTTAATCTCAAGGTCCGGGTTTATATCAACGAAGAATTTATCGAACAGCAGATCCATCTCCCTGACTATCCGGATGTTAAAAATTCTAAAGAAGTGATTGTGATCGGTGCGGGGCCTGCAGGTTTATTCTCTGCTTTGGAATTGATTGGATCCGGTTTGAAACCTATCGTTCTGGAAAGAGGAAAGGACGTTAAGTCAAGACCTAAAGATCTTCAAAATATCAATGCTCATCATATTGTGGATGAGGATTCTAATTATTGTTTTGGAGAAGGCGGAGCGGGCACTTATTCGGACGGCAAACTTTATACTAGATCCAAAAAAAGAGGAAATGTACGTCGTATTCTGGAACTACTTGTTGGTTTTGGAGCAAATCCTAATATTCTAATAGAAGCCCACCCTCATATAGGGACAAACAAACTTCCGAGTATTGTTCGCAAAATGAGGGAAACAATCCAAGAAAGAGGCGGAGAAGTCCATTTCAACCAAAGAGTGACAGACCTGATACTGGAAGGTGATTCTATCAAGGGTGTAGTTACTAAGAATGGAGATCGTTTTCTTTCCGACAAGGTAATCCTGGCTACGGGGCATTCTGCCAGAGATATATTCGAATTACTTCATCATAAAGGAATAGAAATCCATTTAAAACCTCTCGCAATAGGGGTCAGGGTAGAACATAAGCAATCTTTAATAGACTCTATCCAGTACAGTTGCGAGGACAGAGGGCCATTCCTTCCCCCTTCTCCTTATAGTATCGTAAAGCAGATCCAGGGTAGAGGGGTGTATTCTTTTTGTATGTGTCCCGGTGGAGTGATTGCCGCCTGTGCAACAAAACCAGGAGAGATTGTGACCAATGGATGGTCCTCTTCTAGACGAGCAAGGCCGACCGCGAATTCAGGGATAGTGGTGGAACTCCGACAAGAGGATTTCCTAACTTTCCAAAAATACGGTCCCTTGGCTGCCATGGAATTCCAAAAGGAGATAGAACAAAAGGCTTGGATTGCTGGAGGCAAAACCCAAACTGCTCCTGCTACCAGACTTGCGGACTTTGTGGAAGGTAAAATTTCTGCGGATCTTCCTAAAACTTCTTATCCTCCTGGAATTACATCTGCTGATCTTTCTTCCGTACTTCCTAAATTTGTAATGAAAGCTTTGCAAAACGGATTTAAGGAATTTAATAAATCTATGAGAGGATATCTGACCAACGAAGCTGTAGTCCACGCTCCTGAAACTAGGACTTCTTCTCCAGTTAGTATTCCCAGGGATCCGGAAACTTTGGAACATATTCGCGTTAAAGGTTTATATCCTTGCGGAGAAGGAGCCGGATACGCAGGTGGGATTGTATCCGCGGCCATGGACGGGATCAGATGTGCGCAAGCCTGTGCGGTAAGTATTTAA
- a CDS encoding helix-turn-helix transcriptional regulator — MKVTDRQKKKFLKSLKQARIEAELSQSEVAQKIGTSQSFISKIESGKISLEVEIFLKLYQLYDKPAEYFFSAFSQK, encoded by the coding sequence TTGAAAGTAACGGACCGACAAAAGAAAAAATTCTTAAAGTCCCTGAAACAGGCAAGGATCGAAGCAGAGTTGAGCCAATCGGAAGTCGCCCAAAAGATCGGGACGAGTCAAAGTTTTATTTCTAAAATAGAGTCTGGAAAAATATCTTTAGAAGTAGAGATATTCTTAAAGTTGTATCAACTGTACGATAAACCTGCGGAATATTTTTTCTCCGCATTCTCTCAAAAATAA
- a CDS encoding DoxX family protein, protein MGSENVSKGQLWTGRVLSGLVTLFLLFDGVLKFFLDKMPPEAQAEGAKLGYPPEVMPYLGTILIVSTLLYAFPRTAVLGATLLTGYLGGAVATHVRVLNPLGSHILFPTYLGIILWAGLYLRFPKLRELTPWQK, encoded by the coding sequence ATGGGATCTGAAAACGTTTCGAAAGGCCAGCTCTGGACCGGACGAGTACTCAGCGGATTGGTTACACTTTTTCTGCTTTTTGATGGAGTATTAAAATTTTTCTTAGATAAAATGCCACCGGAAGCTCAGGCAGAAGGAGCTAAACTAGGTTATCCGCCTGAAGTAATGCCTTACTTGGGAACAATCCTAATCGTTAGCACTCTGTTATACGCATTTCCTAGAACTGCAGTTTTAGGAGCGACTTTACTAACCGGATATTTGGGCGGTGCGGTCGCTACCCACGTTCGTGTTTTAAATCCACTGGGATCTCATATTTTATTTCCCACCTATTTGGGGATCATTCTATGGGCGGGACTTTATCTCAGATTTCCTAAATTGAGAGAACTAACACCCTGGCAAAAATAA
- a CDS encoding iron chaperone, giving the protein MDKIKNTFQSIDEYIKTFPKEVQSILQELRKTIQETAPEASEKISYQIPTFYLNGNLVHFAAYKNHIGFYPGASGIAKFKKEIDKYKNAKGSVQFPINQPLPFDLVRKIVKFRVGEFMKKVPKKTKKK; this is encoded by the coding sequence ATGGATAAAATAAAAAATACATTCCAATCGATTGACGAGTACATTAAAACTTTTCCGAAGGAGGTCCAAAGCATTCTTCAGGAACTCCGAAAAACGATCCAAGAAACCGCTCCAGAAGCAAGTGAAAAGATCAGCTACCAAATCCCCACTTTTTATTTGAACGGGAATCTAGTACATTTTGCCGCATATAAGAATCATATCGGTTTTTATCCGGGAGCAAGCGGTATCGCCAAATTCAAAAAAGAAATTGATAAATATAAAAACGCAAAAGGATCCGTTCAGTTTCCGATCAATCAACCTTTACCTTTCGATCTGGTCCGTAAGATCGTAAAATTTAGAGTGGGGGAATTCATGAAGAAGGTCCCCAAAAAAACGAAAAAGAAATAA
- a CDS encoding DUF1801 domain-containing protein, whose product MNKEVQKYNNSQTKVEKEICDILSQEINLHLPKAENKIWHAHPVWFLDGNPIVGYSKLKSCIRLLFWSGQSFDEEGLEPEGTFKAAEVRYTSPDQINKKDLKRWVNKSKKIQWDYKNIVKRKGVLERLK is encoded by the coding sequence ATGAACAAAGAAGTCCAAAAATATAATAATTCACAAACCAAAGTTGAAAAAGAGATTTGTGATATTCTTTCCCAAGAAATTAATCTCCATCTTCCTAAGGCGGAAAATAAAATTTGGCATGCTCATCCGGTTTGGTTCTTGGATGGGAATCCGATCGTAGGATATAGCAAACTTAAAAGTTGTATTCGATTGCTCTTTTGGAGCGGACAGTCCTTTGATGAAGAAGGTTTGGAGCCGGAAGGGACTTTTAAAGCAGCTGAAGTTCGTTATACAAGTCCAGATCAAATCAACAAAAAAGACTTAAAACGTTGGGTAAATAAATCTAAGAAAATCCAATGGGATTACAAGAACATAGTAAAACGAAAAGGTGTTTTAGAAAGATTAAAGTAA
- a CDS encoding GNAT family N-acetyltransferase: MSIEAISNRNLDEVLPLIRKYQEFYKIESINDDKNRIFFSQFGEDSDLGCLFGYRKDGNLVGFATVYFSYASSIISKVAIMNDLFTLDEFRKRGIGESLIDHCAKYAKSQGAARLQWVTAPNNLTAQALYNKVGAKQGTWEFFTYNLIA, from the coding sequence ATGAGTATAGAAGCCATTTCAAATAGAAATCTGGATGAAGTTCTTCCTTTAATCCGCAAATACCAAGAGTTTTACAAAATAGAATCTATCAACGATGACAAGAATAGAATATTTTTCTCTCAGTTTGGAGAAGATAGCGATTTAGGATGTTTGTTCGGGTATAGAAAAGACGGCAATCTAGTAGGCTTTGCTACCGTATATTTTTCTTATGCGTCTAGTATCATAAGTAAAGTGGCAATTATGAATGATCTTTTCACTTTGGATGAATTTAGAAAACGAGGAATTGGCGAATCACTAATTGATCATTGTGCGAAATATGCAAAATCTCAAGGAGCGGCAAGACTCCAATGGGTGACCGCTCCAAACAATTTGACTGCTCAGGCTTTATATAACAAAGTAGGCGCTAAACAAGGTACTTGGGAATTTTTTACCTACAATCTAATCGCATGA
- a CDS encoding MmcQ/YjbR family DNA-binding protein, whose product MISLDKVRKLALALPEAKEEPHFEKISFRVSKKIFATVDQENKKIVLKFDQNDQEFFSSASKGSVYPIENKWGQQGWTCVEMKSTDLALFKDMLVVSYCGVAPKRLVEAVQQKPKSLKKL is encoded by the coding sequence ATGATATCCTTAGACAAAGTAAGAAAACTTGCATTAGCTCTTCCTGAGGCAAAAGAAGAGCCTCATTTTGAAAAGATCTCATTCAGAGTGAGTAAGAAAATTTTTGCAACGGTGGATCAGGAGAATAAAAAGATCGTTCTTAAATTTGATCAGAACGACCAAGAATTCTTCTCATCAGCTTCTAAGGGTTCCGTTTATCCTATAGAAAATAAATGGGGACAGCAAGGATGGACCTGTGTCGAAATGAAATCTACCGATTTAGCTTTATTCAAAGATATGTTAGTCGTTTCTTATTGTGGTGTTGCTCCCAAAAGGCTTGTAGAAGCGGTCCAACAAAAGCCAAAATCTCTTAAAAAACTATAA
- a CDS encoding SRPBCC family protein translates to MDPKQITIQSTIAADIKKVWDYYTNPQHIIKWNFATDDWQCPWAKNDMRPGGKYSARMEAKDGSFGFEFEAIYDTVVDQKNFSYTMGDGRKATVSFENQDNKTLVVVSFDPESENPIEMQRGGWQAILDNFKKYTEAN, encoded by the coding sequence ATGGATCCGAAACAAATCACTATTCAATCTACTATTGCAGCAGACATTAAGAAAGTCTGGGACTACTACACCAATCCGCAACATATTATCAAATGGAATTTTGCTACCGACGATTGGCAATGCCCTTGGGCAAAAAATGATATGAGACCAGGTGGAAAATACAGCGCGAGAATGGAAGCTAAGGACGGAAGTTTCGGTTTCGAGTTTGAGGCAATTTACGACACAGTCGTCGATCAGAAAAATTTTTCTTATACGATGGGAGATGGTAGAAAAGCAACTGTTAGCTTTGAGAATCAAGATAACAAAACTCTTGTAGTCGTCAGTTTTGATCCTGAATCAGAAAATCCAATTGAGATGCAGAGAGGTGGTTGGCAAGCGATACTTGATAACTTCAAAAAGTATACAGAGGCTAATTAG
- a CDS encoding VOC family protein → MKRVTGIGGVFFSAKDPAKLGAWYKTHLGIDVQDWGGAAFRWVDAVGNPTNGTTAWAVGDGSYFAPSSSTFMVNYRVEDLHGLLKLLREEGCQVLEKVEQSEYGIFGWVMDPEGNKVELWQPPEGQ, encoded by the coding sequence ATGAAACGTGTTACAGGTATTGGTGGAGTATTCTTTAGTGCTAAGGATCCTGCCAAATTAGGTGCCTGGTACAAAACTCATCTTGGCATAGATGTACAGGATTGGGGTGGCGCAGCTTTTCGTTGGGTCGATGCAGTTGGTAATCCTACAAACGGCACAACAGCTTGGGCAGTTGGGGACGGCTCCTATTTCGCTCCGAGCAGTTCAACTTTTATGGTTAATTATCGAGTAGAGGATCTTCACGGACTCTTGAAACTCCTTCGTGAAGAGGGTTGTCAAGTATTGGAGAAGGTAGAGCAATCCGAGTATGGGATATTCGGTTGGGTCATGGATCCGGAAGGAAACAAGGTCGAGTTGTGGCAGCCGCCAGAAGGGCAATAG
- a CDS encoding dihydrofolate reductase family protein: MRKIIVLEFLTLDGVIQAGGGPEEDTSGGFNYGGWQVPYSDDTLGAVMKKQMNQPFDLLLGRKTFEIWEPYWPKHADFWPGVMSATKYIVSNTLTSSEWQPSVFLSGDIVEKISKLKQEQRPDLHVYGSANLVQTLMKHDLVDEFWLKIYPLTLGIGKRLFVDGTIPAAFKVTESQISPNGIIIVNYKRAGEVQTGSFDS, from the coding sequence ATGAGAAAAATTATTGTACTCGAATTCCTCACACTTGATGGAGTAATACAAGCCGGAGGCGGACCAGAGGAAGATACTAGTGGCGGCTTCAATTACGGCGGGTGGCAAGTTCCCTATTCTGACGATACCCTTGGGGCTGTCATGAAGAAGCAGATGAACCAACCGTTTGATCTGCTATTAGGACGTAAGACATTTGAAATTTGGGAACCATACTGGCCGAAACATGCTGACTTTTGGCCGGGTGTCATGTCTGCGACCAAGTACATCGTATCGAATACCTTGACTTCTAGCGAATGGCAACCCTCCGTGTTTTTAAGCGGAGACATCGTGGAAAAAATCAGCAAACTCAAACAAGAACAAAGGCCGGATCTGCATGTTTATGGAAGTGCAAATCTCGTTCAAACACTTATGAAGCATGATTTAGTCGATGAGTTCTGGTTAAAGATATATCCGCTAACGTTGGGAATCGGTAAACGGTTGTTTGTCGATGGAACAATCCCGGCAGCGTTCAAGGTGACGGAGAGCCAAATCTCCCCTAACGGAATCATTATCGTGAATTACAAGCGCGCAGGCGAGGTTCAAACCGGAAGTTTTGATAGTTAG
- a CDS encoding RNA recognition motif domain-containing protein, producing the protein MSAKLFVGGLSWSTTDQTLRQVFEVHGAIQEANVVVDRETGKSRGFGFVTFSDQNSANTAVSELNGKDVDGRNIVVSVAEDRARSDRNRGGNNKKFDRNRW; encoded by the coding sequence ATGTCAGCCAAATTATTTGTAGGCGGCCTTAGCTGGTCAACTACTGATCAAACCTTACGCCAAGTATTTGAAGTTCACGGCGCTATTCAAGAAGCGAACGTTGTAGTCGATCGCGAAACCGGTAAATCTAGAGGTTTCGGTTTTGTTACCTTTTCCGATCAGAATTCTGCTAATACTGCAGTTTCTGAACTTAATGGAAAAGATGTAGACGGACGTAATATTGTAGTTTCCGTTGCAGAAGACAGAGCAAGGTCTGATCGCAATAGAGGTGGAAACAACAAAAAATTCGACCGTAATCGCTGGTAA
- a CDS encoding dihydrofolate reductase family protein: protein MRKIVFAINITADGNCSHTDMIADDEVHQYFTDLLRNGGLMLYGRITYQLMVPFWPEVARDQSMSEVSNEFARVFTSLDKVLFSTSLKHVEDANTRLVHANIVEEVLKLKQQSGGDILVGSISIASQLSEHHLIDEYRFVVHPVVAGKGPRLFDTMKLEEKLRLDFLGSRTFQSGAIALHYKKHTR, encoded by the coding sequence ATGAGAAAAATTGTTTTTGCAATCAATATTACGGCCGACGGGAATTGCAGTCACACAGACATGATTGCTGACGATGAGGTGCACCAATATTTCACTGATCTTTTACGTAATGGCGGTCTCATGCTATATGGTCGGATCACGTACCAACTCATGGTGCCTTTTTGGCCTGAAGTTGCCCGGGACCAATCTATGTCAGAAGTATCTAATGAATTCGCTCGCGTGTTTACTTCGCTCGACAAGGTCTTATTCTCCACTTCATTGAAACACGTTGAGGACGCAAATACAAGACTCGTACATGCAAACATTGTAGAGGAAGTGCTTAAATTGAAGCAGCAGTCCGGAGGAGATATTCTCGTGGGTAGTATAAGCATAGCGTCCCAGCTTTCGGAACATCATTTGATTGATGAGTATCGTTTTGTAGTTCATCCGGTTGTAGCGGGGAAGGGACCGCGGTTATTCGATACCATGAAATTGGAAGAGAAACTTAGGCTTGATTTTCTTGGTTCAAGAACTTTTCAATCGGGTGCTATCGCTCTTCATTACAAAAAACATACGAGATAG
- a CDS encoding CPBP family intramembrane glutamic endopeptidase: protein MKDYIKSLLLFFFLSYFFSWIIWLPLYLPKFGISVLPVLPFHHALGAIGPVSAAFIVSKIDQGTLGVKNLLSRVFMWKVNFIWYIIALFSPFILLAFSILTKYFISSELKLAGIGISREFPNFGFVSFFLYNIISFGFGEEIGWRGFALPKLQKHLHAFTSTVILTLGWAAWHIPLFFYRPGYVEMGFFGTIGWILSLFTGAILLTWLFNSARGSILIVAIFHGTMDIVFTSDSVDTDIMNITGFFLVFFAIAVLLFNNLKDLSQVDRQTF, encoded by the coding sequence ATGAAAGATTATATTAAATCATTACTTTTGTTCTTTTTCTTAAGTTACTTTTTCTCATGGATAATCTGGCTTCCTTTATATTTACCAAAATTTGGGATCAGCGTTTTACCTGTTCTTCCATTTCATCATGCACTCGGCGCAATTGGTCCTGTCTCTGCTGCATTTATCGTTAGCAAAATTGATCAGGGAACTTTAGGTGTAAAAAATTTACTTTCAAGAGTGTTTATGTGGAAAGTAAATTTTATTTGGTACATCATTGCCCTTTTTAGCCCATTCATTCTTCTTGCATTCTCTATTCTTACAAAGTATTTCATTTCATCTGAGCTTAAATTGGCGGGCATTGGTATAAGCAGAGAGTTTCCGAATTTTGGTTTTGTTTCCTTCTTTCTTTATAATATTATATCCTTTGGTTTTGGGGAAGAAATAGGCTGGAGAGGTTTTGCTTTGCCGAAATTGCAAAAACATCTGCATGCATTTACTTCTACTGTAATTTTGACTTTAGGTTGGGCTGCATGGCATATCCCTCTTTTTTTCTATCGACCCGGTTATGTTGAAATGGGTTTTTTCGGTACTATTGGATGGATATTGTCTTTATTTACTGGAGCAATTCTATTGACCTGGCTGTTCAACTCCGCACGAGGAAGTATACTCATTGTCGCTATATTTCATGGAACAATGGACATTGTTTTTACTTCCGATTCCGTTGACACAGACATTATGAATATTACTGGTTTCTTTTTGGTTTTCTTTGCGATTGCTGTCCTTCTATTTAATAACCTGAAAGATCTGTCTCAAGTGGATCGGCAAACATTCTAA